tgtgtgtcgcccccctggtgttgtggcctcagtgtacactactgtgtgtcgcccccccctggtgttgtggcctcagtgtacactactgtgtgtcgcccccccccctggtgttgtggcctcagtgtacactactgtgtgtcgcccccctggtgttgtggcctcagtgtacactactgtgtgtcgcccccctggtgttgtggcctcagtgtacactactgtgtgtcgcccccccctggtgttgtggccccagtgtacactactgtgtgtcgcccccctggtgttgtggcctcagtgtacactactgtgtgtcgcctcccccctggtgttgtggcctcagtgtacactactgtgtgtcgcccccccctggtgttgtggccccagtgtacactactgtgtgtcgcccccccctggtgttgtggcctcagtgtacactactgtgtgtcgccccccctggtgttgtggcctcagtgtacactactgtgtgtcgcccccccctggtgttgtggcctcagtgtacactactgtgtgtcgcccccccctggtgttgtggccccagtgtacactactgtgtgtcgccccccctggtgttgtggccccagtgtacactactgtgtgtcgcccccctggtgttgtggcctcagtgtacactactgtgtgtcgcctcccccctggtgttgtggcctcagtgtacactactgtgtgtcgcccccccctggtgttgtggcctcagtgtacactactgtgtgtcgcccccccctggtgttgtggcctcagtgtacactactgtgtgtcgccccccctggtgttgtggcctcagtgtacactactgtgtgtcgccccccccctggtgttgtggcctcagtgtacactactgtgtgtcgcccccccctggtgttgtggccccagtgtacactactgtgtgtcgcccccctggtgttgtggcctcagtgtacactactgtgtgtcgccccccctggtgttgtggcctcagtgtacactactgtgtgtcgcccccccctggtgttgtggcctcagtgtacactactgtgtgtcgccccccccctggtgttgtggcctcagtgtacactactgtgtgtcgcccccccctggtgttgtggccccagtgtacactactgtgtgtcgccccccccctggtgttgtggccccagtgtacactactgtgtgtcgccccccccccctggtgttgtggccccagtgtacactactgtgtgtcgcccccccccctggtgttgtggccccagtgtacactactgtgtgtcgcccccccccctggtgttgtggccccagtgtacactactgtgtgtcgcccccccccctggtgttgtggccccagtgtacactactgtgtgtcgccccccccccctggtgttgtggccccagtgtacactactgtgtgtcgccccccccctggtgttgtggccccagtgtacactactgtgtgtcgccccccccctggtgttgtggcctcagtgtacactactgtgtgtcgcccccccctggtgttgtggccccagtgtacactactgtgtgtcgccccccccccctggtgttgtggccccagtgtacactactgtgtgtcgcccccccctggtgttgtggccccagtgtacactactgtgtgtcgcccccccccctggtgttgtggcctCAGTATACACTACTGTGTGTCgcccccctggtgttgtggccccagtgtacactactgtgtgtcgcccccccctggtgttgtggccccagtgtacactactgtgtgtcgccccccctggtgttgtggcctCAGTATACACTACTGTGTGTCgcccccccctggtgttgtggcctcagtgtacactactgtgtgtcgcccccccctggtgttgtggcctCAGTATACACTACTGTGTGTCgcccccctggtgttgtggccccagtgtacactactgtgtgtcgcccccccccctggtgttgtggccccagtgtacactactgtgtgtcgcccccccccctggtgttgtggcctcagtgtacactactgtgTGTCGCCCCCCCCTGGCGTTGTGGCCCCAGTGTACACTACTGTGTGTCgcccccccctggtgttgtggcctcagtgtacactactgtgtgtcgcccccccctggtgttgtggccccagtgtacactactgtgtgtcgccccccccctggtgttgtggccccagtgtacactactgtgtgtcgcccccccctggtgttgtggcctcagtgtacactactgtgtgtcgcccccccccccctggtgttgtggccccagtgtacactactgtgtgtcctgacacatGTGTCAGGACACATGTGTCAGGACACATGTGTTACACACCCAAACCTGCTGACTACTTTCCAAAGAAGAATATACACGTGTAGACTGATTACTTTTATGGTGCGTAggaacagggagagagggaggatagtacccagggagagagggaggatagtacccaaggagagagggaggatagtacccagggagagggaggatagtacccagggagagagggaggatagtacccagggagagagggaggatagtacccagggagagagggaggatagtacccagggagagagggaggatagtacccagggagagagggaggatagtacccagggagagagggaggatagtacccagggagagagggaggatagtacccagggagagggggaggatagtacccagggagagagggaggatagtacccagggagagagggaggatagtACCCAGGGAGAGAGCGAGGATAGTACCCAGGGAGAGGGAGGATAGTacccagggagagagggaggatagtacccagggagagagggaggatagtacccagggagagagggaggatagtacccagggagagagggaggatagtacccagggagagagggaggatagtacccagggagagagggaggatagtacccagggagagggaggatagtacccagggagagagggaggatagtacccagggagagggaggatagtacccagggagagagggaggatagtacccagggagagagggaggatagtacccagggagagagggaggatagtacccagggagagagggaggatagtacccagggagagggaggatagtacccagggagagagggaggatagtacccagggagagagggaggatagaacccagggagagagggaggatagtacccagggagagggaggatagtacccagggagagagggaggatagttcccagggagagagggaggatagtacccagggagagagggaggatagtacccagggagagggaggatagtacccagggagagagggaggatagtacccagggagagggaggatagtacccagggagagagggaggatagtacccagggagagagggaggatagtacccagggagagggaggatagtacccagggagagagggaggatagcacccagggagagggaggatagtacccagggagagagggaggatagtacccagggagagagggaggatagtacccagggagagagggaggatagtacccagggagagggaggatagtacatagggagagagggaggatagtacccagggagagggaggatagtacccagggagagagggaggatagtacccagggagagagggaggatagtacccagggagagagggaggatagtacccagggagagggaggatagtacatagggagagagggaggatagtacccagggagagggaggatagtacccagggagagagggaggatagtacccagggagagagggaggatagtacccagggagagagggaggatagtacccagggagagagggaggatagtacccagggagagggaggatagtacccagggagagagggaggatagtacccagggagagagggaggatagtacccagggagagagggaggatagtacccagggagagggaggatagtacccagggagagagggaggatagtacccagggagagagggaggatagtacccagggagagagggaggatagtacccagggagagggaggatagtacccagggagagagggaggatagtacccagggagagggaggatagtacccagggagagagggaggatagtacccagggagagggaggatagtacccagggagagagggaggatagtacccagggagagagggaggatagtacccagggagagagggaggatagtacccagggagagagggaggatagtacccagggagagagggaggatagtacccagggagagggaggatagtacccagggagagagggaggatagtacccagggagagagggaggatagtACCCAGGGAGAGGGAGGATAGTACCCAGGGAGAGAAGGAGGATAGTACCCAGGGAGAGGGAGGATGGTACACAGGGAGAGGGAGGATAGTacccagggagagagggaggatagtacccagggagagagggaggatagtacccagggagagggaggatagtacccagggagagagggaggatagttcccagggagagagggaggatagtacccagggagagggaggatagtacccagggagagggaggatggtactcagggagagagggaggatagtacccagggagagagggaggatagtacacagggagagagggaggatagtacccagggagagagggaggatagtacccagggagagagggaggatagtacccagggagagggaggatagtacccagggagagagggaggatagtacacagggagagagggaggatagtacccagggagagagggaggatagtacccagggagagagggaggatagtacacagggagagggaggatagtacccagggagagagggaggatagtacccagggagagagggaggatagtacacagggagagagggaggatagtacacagggagagagggaggatatTACACAGGAAGAAAGGGAATATAGTacacagggagagagggaggatagtacacagggagagagggaggatatTACACAGGAAGAAAGGGAATATAGTacacagggagagagggaggatagtACACAGGGAGAGGAGAAGGATAGTAcccagggagagagagggaggatagtacacagggagagggaggatagtacacagggagagggaggatagtacacagggagagagggaggatagtacacagggagagagggaggatagtacacagggagagatagagagtaaTACACAGGGAGAAAACATGGTCAAAGATAActgtgagagagtgagaaagaacaactgggtgtagagaagtagggagagagagagagagagatggggggaagGGTGAGGCAGGCAAGCACGTGGACAGATTACCAAACACTCAGAAAGGGAACGAGAGAAAGCAAAAGGGAGTAagagaaaagggagagagaggagggagggagttagAAATAGCAGTCATCCACTGACGTAAAATTCGCCACTGGTCATCGCGGAGGACCCATCACAGTGCATTACTGAGAtgagtcgccccccccccccggcccctccctcggtgggggggggggggtggagatgaggggggcggggggaagaagagggggaagaggtaagggagagtggtggatggtggggaaggggggcagGGAAAGTAGGGGAGGTGgcagggagagtgggggaggtggcagggagagtgggggaggggggagggggcagggagagtgggggaggggggagggggcagggagagtgggggaggggacagggagagtgggggagggggcagggtgagtgggggagggggcagggagagtgggggagggatacGTAAACAGGTGGGACAACCACCAGTGACTGGTCAACAGGTGGGACCACCACCAGAGACTGGTCAACAGGTGGGACCACCACCAGAGACTGGTCAACAGGTGGGACCACCACCAGAGACTGGTCAACAGGTGGGACCACCACCAGAGACTGGTCAACAGGTGGGACCACCACCAGAGACTGGTCAACAGGTGGGACCACCACCAGAGACTGGTCAACAGGTGGGACCACCACCAGAGACTGGTCAACAGGTGGGACCACCACCAGAGACTGGTCAACAGGTGGGACCACCACCAGAGACTGGTCAACAGGTGGGACCACCACCAGAGACTGGTCAACAGGTGGGACCACCACCAGAGACTGGTCAACAGGTGGGACCACCACCAGAGACTGGTCAACAGGTGGGACCACCACAAGAGACTGGTCAACAGGtgggaccaccaccagtgactAACCAATGGTGAGTCACCAACACCAGGCCAGCCACCCGGCCTAACCAATATATTAATAATTTTCCAGACCGCTTACATGTGCTCAACACTCTCGCCCGTATTGACCTGTCCCGGGTGGTCCCACCTGTTGACCAATCACTGGTGGTGGTCCCGCCTGTTGACCAATCACTGGTGGTGGTCCCACCAGTTGACCagtcactggtggtggtcccgCCTGTTGACCAATCACTGGTGGTGGTCCCGCCTGTTGACCagtcactggtggtggtcccgCCTGTTGACCagtcactggtggtggtcccgCCTGTTGACCAATCACTGGTGGTGGTCCCGCCTGTTGACCagtcactggtggtggtcccaCCTGTTGACCAGTTCCTGGTGGTCCCACCTGTTGACCAATCTCTGGTGGTGGTCCCACCTGTTGACCagtcactggtggtggtcccacctgttgaccagtcactggtggtggtcccaCCTGTTGACCAGTCTCTGGTGGTCCCACCTGTTGACCagtcactggtggtggtcccacctgttgaccagtcactggtggtggtcccacctgttgaccagtcactggtggtggtcccacctgttgaccagtcactggtggtggtcccacctgttgaccagtcactggtggtggtcccaCCTGTTGACCAGTCTCTGGTGGTCCCACCTGTTGACCagtcactggtggtggtcccacctgttgaccagtcactggtggtggtcccacctgttgaccagtcactggtggtggtcccacctgttgaccagtcactggtggtggtcccaCCTGTTGACCAGTCCCTGGTGGTCCCACCTGTTGACCAATCTCTGGTGGTGGTCCCACCTGTTGACCACTCTCTGGTGGTCCCACCTGTTGACCAGTCTATAGTGGTGGTCCCACCTGTTCATCAATCTCTGGTAGTAGTCCCACTTGTTGATCAGTCTCTTGTGGTGGTCCCACCTGTTGATCagtcactggtggtggtcccaCCTGTTGATCAGTCACTGATGGTGGTCCCACCTGTTGATCAGCCACTGGGGGTGGTCCCACCTGTTGATCAGTCATTGGTGGTGGTCCCACCTGTTGATCagtcactggtggtggtcccaCCTGTTGATCAGTCATTGGTGGTGGTCCCACCTGTTGATCAGTCTCTGGTGGTGGTCCCACCTGTTGATCAGTCTCTGGTGGTGGTCCCACCTGTTGATCAGTCTCTGGTGGTGGTCCCACCTGTTGATCagtcactggtggtggtcccacctgttgatcagtcactggtggtggtcccaCCTGTTGATCAGTCATTGGTGGTGGTCCCACCTGTTGACCagtcactggtggtggtcccacctgttgaccagtcactggtggtggtcccacctgttgaccagtcactggtggtggtcccaCCTGTTGACCAGTCCCTGGTGGTCCCACCTGTTGACCAATCTCTGGTGGTGGTCCCACCTGTTGACCACTCTCTGGTGGTCCCACCTTTTGACCAGTCTATAGTGGTGGTCCCACCTGTTGATCAGTCATTGGTGGTGGTCCCACCTGTTGATCAGTCTCTGGTGGTGGTCCCACCTGTTGATCAGTCTCTGGTGGTGGTCCCACCTGTTGATCagtcactggtggtggtcccacctgttgatcagtcactggtggtggtcccacctgttgatcagtcactggtggtggtcccaCCTGTTGATCAGTCATTGGTGGTGGTCCCACCTGTTGATCAGTCATTGGTGGTGGTCCCACCTGTTGatcggtcactggtggtggtcccacctgttggggtggtggagggtgggtcgtactgggtggtggagggaggaagggtcgtcctgggtggtggagggagggtcgtcctgggtggtggagggagggtcgtcctgggtggtggagggtgggtcgtcctgggtggtggagggaggaagggtcgtcctgggtggtggagggagggtcgtcctgggtggtggagggtgggtcgTCCTGGGTGGTAGAGGGAGGGTCgtcctgggtggtggagggagggtcgtcctgggtggtggagggtgggtcgtcctgggtggtggagggagggtcgtcctgggtggtggagggtgggtcgtcctgggtggtggagggagggtcgtcctgggtggtggagggagggagggtcgtcctgggtggtggagggagggagggtcgtcCTGGTTGTTGGAGGGTGGGTCGTCCTGGATGGTGGAGGGAGGGTCGTCGTGGATGGTGGAGGGAGGGTCGTCCtggttggtggagggtgggtcGTCCTAGATGGTGGAGGGAGGGTCgtcctgggtggtggagggagggagggtcgtcctggagggtggagggagggttgtcctgggtggtggagggagggagggtcgtcCTGGGTGGTGGAAGGAGGAAGGGTCgttctgggtggtggagggaggaagggtcgtcctgggtggtggagggaggaagggtcgtcctgggtggtggtgggagggagggtcgtcctgggtggtggtgggagggagggtcgaccagggtggtggagggagggagggtcgtcctgggtggtgtagggagggagggtcgtcctgggtggtgtagggagggagggtcgtcctgggtggtgtagggagggagggtcgtcctgggtggtgtagggagggagggtcgtcctgggtggtggagggagggtcgtCCTGGGTGGTGGAGCGAGGGTCgtcctgggtggtggagggagggtcgtcctgggtggtggagggagggtcgtCCTGGTTGGTGGAGGGAGGGTCGTcctgggtggtgtagggagggagggtcgtcctgggtggtgtagggagggagggtcgtcctgggtggtgtagggagggagggtcgtcctgggtggtgtagggagggagggtcgtcctgggtggtgtagggagggagggtcgtcctgggtggtgtagggagggagggtcgtcctgggtggtgtagggagggagggtcgtcctgggtggtgtagggagggagggtcgtcctgggtggtggagggagggtcgtCCTGGGTGGTGGAGCGAGGGTCgtcctgggtggtggagggagggtcgtCCTGGGTGGTGGAGCGAGGGTCGTCCTGGTTGGTGGAGGGAGGGTCgtcctgggtggtggagggagggagggtcgtcctggttggtggagggagggtcgtcctgggtggtggagggtgggtcgtcctgggtggtggagggagggtcgtcctgggtggtggagggtcgtcctGGGTGGAGGGAGGGTCGTCGTTCAAGTCCTTGAATCTCCGGTAATCACCGTCGGAAAATTTGAAAGGAAAATGAACAATAAGAGTGACAATTTGGTCTCAAGGTGCTCCCgggtcctgggggaggggggggaggaaatgggcagggggggggggaaatgggcagggggggggggagggaggggagagaagagGGTAGGAGAGAAGAGGGGAAGATGCTGGGTGTAGCTGAGGGGAGATGGTAGAAGCACTTTACCCCATTTGGAAGTGTGTCTATGAATACTTTGGGGGGTATTCACATGTATACTGATGTGTATGTGTTGGTGCTTCCCATACTGGGAGGGGGAGGATGTAAGGGGTGAAGGGGAGGGGAAGAAAAGAGGCGGAGGACAATTCATGAAAGGGTATAAGGGCTGAGGAAAGAGCACatggggggtggaggggagggggagatgcaTGGCAAGTCATAACAATGGTCGGGCTGACCGCCTTGCTGACGCCACgtgtgtattaacctagttgtgtttgcgggagttgagctctgctcttgcggcccgcctctcaactgtcaatcaactgtttccaaatactaactaatttttttcatgcgcacacacacccctaggaagcaactgatatttactgctaggtaacaggagcatcagggtaaaacaaactctgcccatttgtctctgccggcccgggccacaggattacgagttccgcgcgctgtccattcagctaccagaccccagtGTAGCTGCGTATATGGTAATGATCATATCTCACATTTCCCACCCCCCTCACAGACTTTCCACCCCCCTCACAGACTTTCCACCGCCCTCACAGACTTTCCACCGCCCTCACAGACTTTCCACCCCCCTCACAGACTTTCCACCCCCCTCACAGACTTTCCACCGCCCTCACAGACTTTCCACCGCCCTCACAGACTTTCCACCGCCCTCACAGACTTTCCACCCCCCTCACAGACTTTCCACCGCCCTCACAGACTTTCCACCCCCCTCACAGACTTTCCACCCCCCTCACAGACTTTCCACCTCCGTCACAGACTTTCCACCGCCCTCACAGACTTTCCACCTCCGTCACAGACTTTCCACCTCAGTCACAGACTTTCCACCGCCGTCACAGACTTTCCACCTCCCTCACAGACTTTCCACCTCCCTCACAGACTTTCCACCTCAGTCACAGACTTTCCACCCCCCTCACAGACTTTCCACCGCCCTCACAGACTTTCCACCCCCCTCACAGACTTTCCACCCCCCTCACAGACTTTCCACCGCCCTCACAGACTTTCCACCTCCGTCACAGACTTTCCACCGCCCTCACAGGCTTTCCACCTCCGTCACAGACTTTCCACCGCCCTCACAGACTTTCCACCTCCGTCACAGACTTTCCACCGCCCTCACAGACTTTCCACCTCCGTCACAGACTTTCCACCGCCCTCACAGACTTTCCACCCCCCTCACAGACTTTCCACCCCCCTCACAGACTTTCCACCGCCCTCACAGACTTTCCACCGCCCTCACAGACTTTCCACCCCCCTCACAGACTTTCCACCGCCATCACAGACTTTCCACCTCCGTCACAGACTTTCCACCGCCCTCACAGACTTTCCACCTCCGTCACAGACTTTCCACCTCAGTCACAGACTTTCCACCGCCATCACAGACTTTCCACCTCCGTCACAGACTTTCCACCGCCCTCACAGACTTTCCACCTCCGTCACAGACTTTCCACCTCCGTCACAGACTTTCCACCTCCGTCACAGACTTTCCACCTCCCTCACAGACTTTCCACCGCCCTCACAGACTTTCCACCTCCGTCACAGACTTTCCACCGCCCACACAGACTTTCCACCGCCCTCACAGACTTTCCACCGCCCTCACAGACTTTCCACCTCCGTCACAGACTTTCCACCGCCCTCACAGACTTTCCACCTCCGTCACAGACTTTCCACCGCCCTCACAGACTTTCCACCTCAGTCAGAGACTTTCCACCGCCCTCACAGACTTTCCACCCCCCTCACAGACTTTCCACCCCCCTCACAGACTTTCCACCTTCGTCACAGACTTTCCACCTCCGTCACAGACTTTCCACCCCCCTCACAGACTTTCCACCTCCGTCACAGACTTTCCACCGCCCACACAGACTTTCCACCGCCCTCACAGACTTTCCACCTCAGTCAGAGACTTTCCACCGCCGGCACAGACTTTCCACCCCCCTCACAGACTTTCCACCTTCGTCACAGACTTTCCACCTCCGTCACAGACTTTCCACCTCCGTCACAGACTTTCCACCGCCCTCACAGACTTTCCACCTCAGTCACAGACTTTCCACCGCCCTCACAGACTTTCCACCGCCCTCACAGACTTTCCACCGCCCTCACAGACTTTCCACCCCCCTCACAGACTTTCCACCTCCGTCACAGACTTTCCACCTCCGTCACAGACTTTCCACCGCCCTCACAGACTTTCCACCGCCGGCACAGACTTTCCACCTCCGTCACAGACTTTCCACCGCCCTCACAGACTTTCCACCGCCCTCACAGACTTTCCACCTCCGTCACAGACTTTCCACCTCCGTCACAGACTTTCCACCGCCCTCACAGACTTTCCACCTCAGTCACAGACTTTCCACCTCCGTCACAGACTTTCCACCGCCCTCACAGACTTTCCACCTCAGTCACAGACTTTCCACCTCCGTCACAGACTTTCCACCGCCCTCACAGACTTTCCACCTCCCTCACAGACTTTCCACCTCAGTCACAGACTTTCCACCGCCGGCACAGACTTTCCACCTCCGTCACAGACTTTCCACCGCCCTCACAGACTTTCCACCTCCGTCACAGATTTTCCACCTCCGTCACAGACTTTCCACCTCCGTCACAGACTTTCCACCGCCCTCACAGACTTTTTACCGCCCTCACAGACTTTCCACCGCCCTCACAGACTTTCCACCCCCCTCACAGACTTTCCACCTCCGTCACAGACTTTCCACATCCGTCACAGACTTTCCACCGCCCTCACAGACTTTCCACCGCCCTCACAGACTTTCCACCTCCGTCACAGACTTTCCACCGCTCTCACAGACTTTCCACCTCCGTCACAGACTTTCCACCGCCCTCACAGACTTTCCACCTACGTCACAGACTTTCCACCGCCCTCACAGACTTTCCACCCCCCTCACAGACTTTCCACCCCCCTCACAGACTTTCCACCTCCCCACAGACTGTGTCGTAAGCCTTTGATTCGTCTCACTGCTAAATTTGTATTcttttggtgatggtgttagagggaaggtgagagatgaggtcacaaggtgtgtgtggggcGCCTCTCTGGTGACCCTTGTTGCCTGGTGACCTGTGATCCACCAATTATACCCCCCCTGTACTTTgttaattgggggggggggattaacccCCTTCGGGAGGATAAACCCTTAATGCAAACTGAACTGCACCTTGCAAACCAgggagaagagaggggggggacaaGGGTACTACCAcaccagtgagagagagag
The DNA window shown above is from Procambarus clarkii isolate CNS0578487 chromosome 6, FALCON_Pclarkii_2.0, whole genome shotgun sequence and carries:
- the LOC123749109 gene encoding uncharacterized protein codes for the protein MVMIISHISHPPHRLSTPLTDFPPPSQTFHRPHRLSTPLTDFPPPSQTFHRPHRLSTALTDFPPPSQTFHPPHRLSTALTDFPPPSQTFHPPHRLSTSVTDFPPPSQTFHLRHRLSTSVTDFPPPSQTFHLPHRLSTSLTDFPPQSQTFHPPHRLSTALTDFPPPSQTFHPPHRLSTALTDFPPPSQTFHRPHRLSTSVTDFPPPSQTFHLRHRLSTALTDFPPPSQTFHRPHRLSTPLTDFPPPSQTFHRPHRLSTALTDFPPPSQTFHRHHRLSTSVTDFPPPSQTFHLRHRLSTSVTDFPPPSQTFHLRHRLSTALTDFPPPSQTFHLRHRLSTSVTDFPPPSQTFHRPHRLSTSVTDFPPPTQTFHRPHRLSTALTDFPPPSQTFHRPHRLSTSVTDFPPPSQTFHLSQRLSTALTDFPPPSQTFHPPHRLSTFVTDFPPPSQTFHPPHRLSTSVTDFPPPTQTFHRPHRLSTSVRDFPPPAQTFHPPHRLSTFVTDFPPPSQTFHLRHRLSTALTDFPPQSQTFHRPHRLSTALTDFPPPSQTFHPPHRLSTSVTDFPPPSQTFHRPHRLSTAGTDFPPPSQTFHRPHRLSTALTDFPPPSQTFHLRHRLSTALTDFPPQSQTFHLRHRLSTALTDFPPQSQTFHLRHRLSTALTDFPPPSQTFHLSHRLSTAGTDFPPPSQTFHRPHRLSTSVTDFPPPSQTFHLRHRLSTALTDFLPPSQTFHRPHRLSTPLTDFPPPSQTFHIRHRLSTALTDFPPPSQTFHLRHRLSTALTDFPPPSQTFHRPHRLSTYVTDFPPPSQTFHPPHRLSTPLTDFPPPHRLCRKPLIRLTAKFVFFW